One Eurosta solidaginis isolate ZX-2024a chromosome 5, ASM4086904v1, whole genome shotgun sequence DNA segment encodes these proteins:
- the akirin gene encoding akirin: MACATLKRTLDWEALNQRPTKRRRCNPIGQPTGASPPRTSSVANSLYDNMQSPSGSRKYKEPQPNPFTEANLSKISPDKMAQDIRDEIKRLHRCKRLQFSSSAIDGMQQDSESSGSEMGADSPRRPDTPPSLVRNPEKALFTFKQVQLICERMLKEREDEIREKYNDVLTTKLAEQYDAFVKFTYDQIQRRYEATPSYLS, translated from the exons ATGGCTTGTGCTACATTAAAGCGTACACTAGATTGGGAAGCGCTTAATCAACGCCCCACAAAACGCAGACGTTGTAATCCAATCGGACAGCCTACTGGGGCATCGCCACCTCGTACTTCTTCAGTTGCCAATTCTTTATACGACAATATGCAGAGCCCTAGTGGCAGCCGAAAATATAAGGAACCTCAACCCAATCCTTTTACAGAAgcgaatttatcaaaaatatCTCCAG ATAAAATGGCTCAGGATATACGTGATGAAATCAAACGACTACATCGCTGTAAACGACTACAGTTTTCCTCATCTGCCATTGATGGTATGCAACAGGACTCAGAATCGAGTGGTTCCGAAATGGGTGCTGATAGCCCCCGTCGTCCAGACACCCCACCAAGCTTGGTACGTAATCCGGAAAAGGCACTTTTTACATTCAAGCAAGTGCAATTAATATGCGAACGTATGCTTAAGGAGCGCGAAGATGAGATACGTGAAAAGTATAATGATGTTTTGACTACAAAACTCGCCGAACAGTACGATGCTTTCGTAAAATTCACTTACGATCAAATACAGAGGCGCTATGAAGCTACACCTAGCT